In the genome of Burkholderia diffusa, one region contains:
- a CDS encoding PAS domain-containing methyl-accepting chemotaxis protein has protein sequence MRNNQPVTQQEFEFPDDVTLMSTTDADSIITYANTTFAYVSGFSNDELVGQPHNVVRHPDMPKEAFADMWATLKNGEPWTALVKNRRRNGDHYWVRANAVPVMRDGVPHGYLSVRTKAPRDEIAAADALYRAFREGKAGQRRFHKGLIVRTGLLRIVSLPQTMSVRARVHSTLCVLAPAVVGAGWACGLAGGGLAAFAAATAGVSIAAGLWLDAQIVRPLKRLRDQALNVATGESRRGVRMNRVDEIGMTLRTINQLGLMFRWLVDDVSEQVHNVQRASNEIAQGNNDLSARTEQAASSVQETAASMAEMTATVSSNAETALQANQLSVSASEAAERGGQAVSEVVTTMNDITASSRKISDIIGVIDGIAFQTNILALNAAVEAARAGEQGRGFAVVAGEVRALAQRSANAAKEIKTLIGASVERVDSGARRVDDAGRMMEDIVTQVKRVSDLIAEISSSTAEQSTGVAQVDQAVVHLDNITQQNAALVEQSAAASESLKQQATRLVDAVNVFR, from the coding sequence ATGCGCAACAACCAACCTGTCACCCAACAAGAATTCGAATTTCCCGACGACGTCACGCTGATGTCGACCACCGATGCCGACAGCATCATCACGTACGCGAACACGACATTCGCGTACGTGAGCGGCTTCTCGAACGACGAACTCGTCGGCCAGCCGCACAACGTCGTGCGGCACCCGGATATGCCGAAGGAGGCGTTCGCCGACATGTGGGCGACGCTGAAGAACGGCGAGCCGTGGACCGCGCTCGTCAAGAACCGCCGCAGGAACGGCGACCACTACTGGGTGCGCGCGAACGCGGTGCCGGTGATGCGCGACGGCGTGCCGCACGGCTACCTGTCGGTGCGCACGAAGGCGCCGCGCGACGAGATCGCGGCGGCCGACGCGCTGTATCGCGCGTTCCGCGAAGGCAAGGCCGGCCAGCGCCGATTCCACAAGGGGTTGATTGTCCGGACCGGGCTGTTGAGGATCGTGTCGCTGCCGCAGACGATGTCGGTGCGCGCGCGCGTGCATTCGACGCTGTGCGTGCTGGCGCCGGCGGTTGTCGGCGCGGGCTGGGCATGCGGGCTGGCCGGCGGAGGGCTCGCGGCGTTTGCTGCCGCGACGGCCGGGGTGTCGATTGCCGCCGGCCTGTGGCTCGATGCGCAGATCGTGCGGCCGCTGAAGCGACTGCGCGATCAGGCGCTGAACGTCGCGACCGGCGAAAGCCGCCGCGGCGTGCGAATGAATCGCGTCGACGAGATCGGCATGACGCTGCGCACGATCAACCAGCTCGGGCTGATGTTCCGCTGGCTCGTCGACGACGTCAGCGAGCAGGTGCACAACGTGCAGCGCGCGAGCAACGAGATCGCGCAAGGCAACAACGACCTGAGCGCGCGCACCGAACAGGCCGCGTCGAGCGTGCAGGAAACCGCCGCGTCGATGGCCGAGATGACGGCGACCGTGTCGAGCAATGCGGAGACGGCGCTGCAGGCGAACCAGTTGTCGGTTTCCGCGAGCGAGGCGGCCGAGCGCGGCGGGCAGGCGGTGAGCGAGGTCGTTACGACGATGAACGACATCACGGCGAGTTCGCGCAAGATTTCGGACATCATCGGCGTGATCGACGGGATCGCGTTCCAGACCAACATCCTCGCGCTGAACGCGGCGGTCGAGGCGGCGCGCGCGGGCGAACAGGGGCGCGGCTTCGCGGTGGTCGCCGGCGAGGTGCGGGCGCTCGCGCAGCGCAGCGCGAACGCGGCAAAGGAAATCAAGACGCTGATCGGCGCGAGCGTCGAGCGGGTCGACTCGGGCGCGCGGCGGGTCGACGATGCGGGCAGGATGATGGAGGACATCGTCACGCAAGTGAAGCGCGTGTCGGACCTGATCGCGGAGATCAGCTCGTCGACGGCCGAGCAGAGCACGGGCGTCGCGCAGGTGGACCAGGCGGTCGTGCATCTGGACAACATCACGCAGCAGAATGCGGCGCTGGTCGAGCAGAGCGCGGCGGCGTCGGAAAGCCTGAAGCAGCAGGCGACGCGGCTTGTCGATGCGGTGAACGTGTTTCGGTAA
- the pcaF gene encoding 3-oxoadipyl-CoA thiolase, producing MTEAFLCDAIRTPIGRYGGALSGVRADDLGAVPLKALVERNRDVDWTAIDDVIYGCANQAGEDNRNVARMSALLAGLPEGVPGSTINRLCGSGMDAVGVAARAIKSGDAALMVAGGVESMTRAPFVMGKAASAFARQADIYDTTIGWRFVNPLMKQLHGVDSMPETAENVAVDYNISRADQDLFALRSQQKAARAQQDGTLAEEIVPVTIPQKKGDPVVFSRDEHPRETSLEALAKLKGVVRADGSVTAGNASGVNDGAAALLLANEAAAKRFGLTPRARVLGIATAGVAPRVMGIGPAPATQKLLARLGMTIDQFDVIELNEAFASQGLAVLRMLGVADDDPRVNPNGGAIALGHPLGASGARLVTTAMYQLHRTNGRFALCTMCIGVGQGIAIAIERV from the coding sequence ATGACCGAAGCTTTTCTGTGTGATGCGATTCGTACCCCGATCGGCCGTTACGGCGGCGCATTGTCCGGCGTGCGCGCCGACGACCTCGGCGCGGTGCCGCTCAAGGCGCTCGTCGAGCGCAACCGCGATGTCGACTGGACGGCGATCGACGACGTGATCTACGGCTGCGCGAACCAGGCAGGCGAGGACAACCGCAACGTCGCGCGCATGTCCGCGCTGCTCGCGGGGCTGCCGGAAGGCGTGCCGGGTTCGACGATCAACCGCCTGTGCGGTTCCGGGATGGACGCGGTCGGCGTGGCCGCGCGCGCGATCAAGTCGGGCGACGCCGCGCTGATGGTGGCCGGCGGCGTCGAAAGCATGACGCGCGCGCCGTTCGTGATGGGCAAGGCCGCCAGCGCGTTCGCGCGCCAGGCAGACATTTACGACACGACGATCGGCTGGCGCTTCGTCAATCCGCTGATGAAGCAGCTGCACGGCGTCGATTCGATGCCGGAGACGGCCGAGAACGTCGCGGTCGACTACAACATCAGCCGCGCCGACCAGGACCTGTTCGCGCTGCGCAGCCAGCAGAAGGCTGCGCGGGCGCAGCAGGACGGCACGCTCGCGGAGGAAATCGTGCCGGTCACGATTCCGCAGAAGAAGGGCGATCCGGTCGTCTTTTCGCGTGATGAGCATCCGCGCGAAACGTCTCTCGAAGCGCTCGCGAAGCTGAAGGGCGTCGTGCGCGCCGACGGTTCGGTGACGGCCGGCAACGCGTCGGGCGTCAACGATGGCGCCGCCGCGCTGCTGCTCGCGAACGAGGCGGCGGCGAAGCGCTTCGGCCTGACGCCGCGTGCGCGCGTGCTGGGCATCGCGACGGCCGGCGTCGCGCCGCGCGTGATGGGCATCGGCCCCGCGCCGGCCACGCAGAAGCTGCTCGCGCGGCTCGGGATGACGATCGACCAGTTCGACGTGATCGAGCTGAACGAAGCGTTCGCGTCGCAGGGCCTCGCGGTGCTGCGCATGCTGGGCGTCGCCGACGACGATCCTCGCGTGAACCCGAACGGCGGCGCGATCGCGCTCGGCCATCCGCTCGGCGCATCGGGCGCGCGTCTCGTGACGACCGCGATGTATCAGCTGCATCGCACCAACGGCCGCTTCGCGCTGTGCACGATGTGCATCGGCGTCGGCCAGGGCATCGCGATCGCGATCGAGCGCGTCTGA
- a CDS encoding PAS domain-containing methyl-accepting chemotaxis protein: MRNNQPVTQREFEFPDDATLMSTTDADSYIKYANAAFIQVSGFSPEEIEGQPHNVVRHPDMPKEAFADMWATLKNGEPWTALVKNRRKNGDHYWVRSNTVPVMRNGQPTGYMSVRTKASRDEIAAADALYRAFREGKAGQRRFHKGLIVRTGLLGVASLFQTMSVRARLHSTLCVLAPAVVGAGWACGLAGGGLAAFAAATAGVSIAAGLWLDAQIARPLMQLRDQALRVATGESRTGVAMNRVDEIGMTLRTINQLGLMFRWLVDDVSEQVHNVQRASNEIAQGNNDLSARTEQASTSVQQTAASMAEMTATVSSNAETALQANQLSVSASEAAERGGQAVSEVVTTMHDITESSRKISDIIGVIDGIAFQTNILALNAAVEAARAGDQGRGFAVVAGEVRALAQRSANAAKEIKTLIGASVERVESGARIVDGAGKTMEDIVTQVKRVSDLIAEISSSTAEQSTGVAQVDQAVVHLDNITQQNAALVEQSAAASESLKQQATRLVDAVNVFR, translated from the coding sequence ATGCGCAATAACCAGCCTGTCACGCAACGCGAATTCGAATTTCCCGATGACGCGACGCTGATGTCGACTACCGATGCTGACAGTTACATCAAATACGCGAATGCCGCGTTCATTCAGGTCAGCGGATTTTCCCCCGAAGAGATCGAAGGTCAGCCGCACAACGTCGTGCGGCACCCGGATATGCCGAAGGAGGCGTTCGCCGACATGTGGGCGACGCTGAAGAACGGCGAACCATGGACCGCGCTCGTGAAGAATCGCCGCAAGAACGGCGATCACTACTGGGTCCGTTCGAATACGGTGCCGGTGATGCGCAACGGGCAGCCGACCGGCTACATGTCGGTGCGCACGAAGGCGTCGCGCGACGAGATCGCGGCGGCCGACGCGCTGTATCGCGCGTTCCGCGAAGGCAAGGCCGGCCAGCGCCGATTCCACAAGGGGTTGATCGTCCGGACCGGGCTGCTGGGCGTCGCGTCGCTGTTCCAGACGATGTCGGTGCGCGCGCGGCTGCATTCGACGCTGTGCGTGCTGGCGCCGGCGGTTGTCGGCGCGGGCTGGGCATGCGGGCTGGCCGGCGGCGGGCTCGCCGCGTTTGCCGCCGCGACGGCCGGGGTGTCGATTGCCGCCGGCCTGTGGCTCGATGCGCAGATCGCTCGGCCGCTGATGCAGTTGCGCGACCAGGCATTGCGCGTCGCGACCGGCGAGAGCCGCACGGGCGTGGCGATGAACCGCGTCGACGAGATCGGCATGACGCTGCGCACGATCAACCAGCTCGGGCTGATGTTCCGCTGGCTCGTCGATGACGTCAGCGAGCAGGTGCACAACGTGCAGCGCGCGAGCAACGAGATCGCGCAAGGCAACAATGACCTGAGCGCACGGACCGAGCAGGCGTCGACCAGCGTGCAGCAGACGGCCGCGTCGATGGCCGAGATGACGGCGACCGTGTCGAGCAATGCGGAGACGGCGCTGCAGGCGAACCAGTTGTCGGTTTCCGCGAGCGAGGCAGCCGAGCGCGGCGGGCAGGCGGTGAGCGAGGTTGTCACGACGATGCATGACATCACGGAGAGTTCGCGCAAGATTTCCGACATCATCGGCGTGATCGACGGGATCGCGTTCCAGACCAACATCCTCGCGCTGAACGCGGCGGTCGAGGCGGCGCGCGCGGGTGACCAGGGGCGCGGTTTCGCGGTGGTCGCCGGCGAGGTGCGAGCGCTCGCGCAGCGCAGTGCGAACGCGGCAAAGGAAATCAAGACGCTGATCGGCGCGAGCGTCGAACGGGTCGAATCGGGCGCGCGGATTGTCGACGGCGCGGGCAAGACGATGGAGGACATCGTCACGCAAGTGAAGCGCGTGTCGGACCTGATCGCGGAGATCAGCTCGTCGACGGCCGAGCAGAGCACGGGCGTCGCGCAGGTGGACCAGGCGGTCGTGCATCTGGACAACATCACGCAGCAGAATGCGGCGCTGGTCGAGCAGAGCGCGGCGGCGTCGGAAAGCCTGAAGCAGCAGGCGACGCGGCTTGTCGATGCGGTGAACGTGTTTCGTTGA
- a CDS encoding DUF523 domain-containing protein, producing MCVLGHPVRYNGSAKTAAHETLARWQREGRLVPVCPELAGGLSVPRPPAEIADGESGQRVLSGAARIVDVHGTDVTAPFVDGARTALALARTHDCRYAILADGSPSCGSSFIYDGNFAGRRHAGAGVTAALLRQHGIEVFADSEIDALVARLAQRSPS from the coding sequence ATGTGCGTGCTCGGTCACCCCGTCCGTTACAACGGCTCGGCGAAGACCGCCGCGCATGAAACGCTCGCACGCTGGCAGCGCGAAGGGCGCCTGGTGCCCGTCTGTCCGGAACTGGCAGGAGGATTGAGCGTGCCGCGTCCGCCCGCCGAAATCGCGGACGGGGAATCGGGGCAACGCGTTCTGTCGGGTGCCGCGCGTATCGTCGACGTGCACGGCACCGACGTGACGGCGCCGTTCGTCGATGGCGCGCGCACCGCGCTCGCGCTGGCTCGCACGCACGATTGCCGCTACGCGATCCTGGCGGACGGAAGTCCGTCGTGCGGAAGCAGTTTCATTTACGACGGGAATTTTGCGGGCCGGCGGCATGCCGGCGCCGGCGTGACGGCGGCGCTGCTGCGCCAGCATGGCATCGAGGTATTCGCGGACAGCGAGATCGACGCGCTCGTCGCACGCCTCGCGCAACGATCGCCAAGCTGA